From a region of the Solanum stenotomum isolate F172 chromosome 2, ASM1918654v1, whole genome shotgun sequence genome:
- the LOC125856429 gene encoding uncharacterized protein LOC125856429, protein MKRAAIYSCVPQMQDHWPIKKALTLSDVDITHPFLTLSRQQVENHIVLHMTTEQQEHLRAQGQVDFNARDDDTGEMYVMKLKWRGSYYNLIGKWGRVVRGKGLDVGQEIKIRWENGCLHFSVPQQQIVAVPPIRMVAAPVVQDHWPIKKILTLSDVDTNHPFLPLPRRLVEDHILVHWTPQQQEQLRKEEHVNVNSRDYDTGEGYIMKFKWRGNYYNLIGKWGAIIRQKGLGVGKEIRLRWANECLFFSVPQERYVATASAMDNWPIKKALTLSDVDTNHPFLTLPGKAVEDHILFYWSQQAREQLRNEHQMNINARDDDTGDTYLMKLRWRGSYYNLIGKWGKIIRGKKLQVGMEIRLHWDNGCLFFSVPQL, encoded by the coding sequence ATGAAAAGAGCAGCGATCTACAGCTGTGTACCCCAAATGCAGGATCATTGGCCTATCAAAAAGGCTCTGACATTGTCTGATGTAGATATCACTCATCCATTCCTCACTTTGTCTCGGCAACAAGTGGAGAACCACATTGTGTTGCATATGACAACAGAACAACAGGAGCATTTGAGAGCCCAAGGCCAAGTAGATTTTAATGCCCGAGATGATGATACAGGTGAGATGTATGTGATGAAGTTGAAATGGCGGGGAAGCTATTACAATCTGATTGGTAAGTGGGGCAGAGTTGTACGAGGGAAAGGACTTGATGTAGGGCAAGAGATTAAAATACGTTGGGAAAATGGGTGCTTGCACTTCTCGGTCCCACAGCAGCAGATTGTTGCTGTCCCACCAATTCGGATGGTTGCAGCACCAGTAGTGCAGGACCATTGGCCCATTAAGAAGATCTTGACACTCTCTGATGTGGACACCAATCATCCATTTCTCCCTCTGCCGCGTCGATTAGTTGAGGATCATATCCTTGTGCATTGGACACCTCAGCAACAAGAACAGCTGAGGAAGGAGGAGCATGTGAATGTAAATTCCCGAGATTATGATACTGGCGAAGGTTATATAATGAAATTTAAGTGGAGGGGGAATTACTATAACCTTATTGGGAAATGGGGAGCAATAATTCGGCAGAAGGGACTTGGTGTTGGGAAAGAGATCAGATTGCGCTGGGCAAATGAATGCTTGTTCTTCTCAGTTCCCCAGGAGCGGTATGTTGCCACAGCCTCGGCGATGGATAACTGGCCTATTAAGAAGGCACTTACATTGTCTGATGTGGATACCAATCATCCATTTCTTACTTTGCCCGGTAAGGCTGTTGAAGATCATATTCTTTTTTACTGGTCACAGCAAGCCAGAGAACAACTGAGAAATGAACATCAGATGAATATTAATGCTCGAGATGATGACACTGGTGATACCTATTTGATGAAGTTGAGATGGCGGGGGAGTTACTATAATCTCATTGGAAAATGGGGAAAAATCATTAGAGGGAAGAAACTTCAGGTTGGAATGGAGATCAGACTACACTGGGATAATGGATGCTTATTCTTCTCAGTTCCTCAGTTATAG